The genomic interval AAAACACATTTGCCAATTGCTATTTATTGTCCCCTGCATCAACCAGACACTAAAAAAGTAGCAGAAGTCGTTGATTACATTAAAAACAATACAAACAATAAACCTGCTAACATTGAGATATTCGTTATCACTCAAGAAGGCCCAAACATACCTCTCGATGAATTTGAACGGGTAACCCTACAACATTTTTTTGAAGAAGAATTACTTAAAAATTTAGCAGATTTTTCGGACTATGCAGCCGACATAAGAAAACAAGTTGAGAAGACCCCACTCCCAGATAGCTCTCTCACTCTTAAAGATACATACGTGCAATCTCACATATCTACCTCCACTTCAAAGGATGTAGATTTAACACTTGAAAACTTCCTTGAGGAATGGCTTAGAACGAGCAGCCGACAACAAATTGCACTGTTAGGTGAGTATGGACAAGGCAAAAGTAGTGGTTCACTAATGTTCACGTACAATATATTATGTTCCAAAAAAATCTCTACAAATCGCATCCCTATCCTTATAGATCTACGAGGAAAAAGTCCGTCTAGCCTTGAACCTAAGCAGCTTGTTGCTGTTTGGGCTGCCAGATATAACATTGCTCCAGAAGCTGTTTTCAACTTACTAATATCAGGGAAACTATGTATTATATTTGAAGGGTTTGACGAAATGCAAGGAGTGACAGACAAAGAAGCTAGGATGGCTCATTTCGCAGCTCTTTGGAACTTCTGCTACCCTAAATCCAAAATAATAATCACAGGACGCCCTAACTTTTTTCTCGACGAAGACGAATTAAAACAAGCTCTTGGAATTGATGAAACGCAAAGCGTTGGCCCTTCATGCAAGGCTTTATATCTGAAACCATTCAATGCTGAACAAGTCCAACATAGCTTAAGAAATTGCGAGCCCAAAAGCCAAGAAGAAATAGTAGCCCTATTTAAATCTAACAACGCGTTTAAAGACGTAGCAGCACGCCCCTCTCTTTTATATATAATCAGTATTCTTTGGAATACAGAAAAGATGATAGAGTATCGTAAGACACAAAAAATAACCTCAGCACTAATTATGTCTACATTTATAGACCATTGTTGTAATCGGCAAACAGAAAAACAAGACAAAACAAAACTATCAGTTTTTAAATTCATGACCTTGAATGACAACGAACGACGGTACTTCATGAGTGGAATTGCTGTGTATATGATGCGTTCAAACAAGCAAAACCAAATTAGAGGAGATTATTTTAAGCAAATTACCGAAAGATTATATGAAAACATTCCTGCTTCAGCATCCGCAGCAAAACTTATTACTGAAAATCCACAGAAAAATTTAAGGAAAAGACTGCAAGACAACCCGAATGCTATGGACGAAGTATACACCAATGTTAGGAGCTACGGTCTCCTTGTCAGAGATTTAAGCACAAACGATAGTTTTAAATTCCCACACAAATCGTTCCTCGAATATTTATATGCTGAACATATTGCCAACCACATCAAAAATCATGGTAGGGAAAATTATAACGCCATCCAAACCTCGCTAGCAATCGATAGCGAGCCTAAAATGTTATATATGCGATTGCCAAGTCAAGAAACCATAGAATTTGCAGGAGAAATAGTAGCCAAAACCATAAAAGTAGATACATTAGATAATATAACTCAAACTTTTGAAAATCTTATATTTACAAAACGGAAATTGCCGTTTTTTTTCAAAAAAATTATGTTTGCATCTGTAAGACCACTCCCAGCTAAAAGAGACTCTTTTATAATCCAAACACCGTCCGAAATACTAACAGTATACTCTAAACTTATTTTTTGGCCATACGATATCCCTTTAAAGTCAGCTATCGCTTATAAAGCTCTAGTATGCGCAACAGGTAACATTGATACAGTTGATTCATTTTTTGTGAAAAAATACGGAAAAAGATTTCTTGCTGATCTTAAAGTCACAGCAGAAGGAAAAACACGATACGATGCTTTGCAATAAAGCTGGAGGCTTAACAGTTCACGTCTTAATTTAAATGCCCTCATTAAGCCTCCAGCACATAAAATAAACACATTGTATAAAGCAGGGGCTATTTTATGCAAGTACCATTTATATGGAGGTCTTTTTTTTCACGCCTTTTGATCTCCCCCGCCCGCACAACCGCCCCAACTCCCTCAACGCACCGTCCAATCCGCTCTGCAAGTCTAGGCAACCCTGCATCTCCTTTTCCAGCTCGGCTATCCTTTGCCCTTGTTCGGCGATTCTCTGATCTTGCTGCTTCAACCTTTGTTCCTGCGCTTTCTCCATCCGTCCCAACGTTTCCGATAAGCTCTGACTTAACTCGTTCATGATCTACCTCTGCAATAAAACGGCTGGGTCGCCGTTGGATGTTTTTACTATTTCCAGATTCGTTCCCTTGGGAAATGCCAGAAACTTTTGCTTGCCCTGCTGGTGCATTGTTATGCCCCAATTCTTGAGCTTGCTTTCCTGCGTTTTTAGATTCGAGACCCTGACCGTGAGTTGGCTCAACTCCTCGGTACGGGATTGAATGCGCCAACCGAAGTATCCGGTTATGCAGACTGAGATTATGACTAGAAGCAGAGCGGATATGATATTTGCCAAAATGCTTTGCTTCCAATGATGCGCGGATATTCTGGATTGTTTTTTCCTGAGCCTCTGAAGATGGCTGTCCATATCGCTGGTGATGGTATTCAGTTCGCTTTCGGCATATTTCACCAAGTTCCCGCTCAAGTCTTTCAATGCGTTCTTGGTTACCTGCTCGACCTCCTGAGACTGTGAGTCCATCCTCGCTTTTAATTTCTCGGTCAGCTCTCCAAGATGATTCATATATCCCTCCTTTAAGTCGGACGCGCTTTTTATCGTTTG from Maridesulfovibrio frigidus DSM 17176 carries:
- a CDS encoding NACHT domain-containing protein, translating into MMFWGIIILVSFFVLGLLAIYIYLKRKKYTRERFAFMASSSAIFAFILIIQTVFVSTPWAPIAHYFDLILGAETTIQKATIVDKFFIIILFAILVHFFQSIFKNWNGLKSVKQFKEEQFNERQNLPLSFLIEGISEINRITKGSPPSPEYKGKKSDIYTTELLRHVDNCAWNEQARSLIKLKFKDFLIDEDDWHDRASCWIGKDKKTHLPIAIYCPLHQPDTKKVAEVVDYIKNNTNNKPANIEIFVITQEGPNIPLDEFERVTLQHFFEEELLKNLADFSDYAADIRKQVEKTPLPDSSLTLKDTYVQSHISTSTSKDVDLTLENFLEEWLRTSSRQQIALLGEYGQGKSSGSLMFTYNILCSKKISTNRIPILIDLRGKSPSSLEPKQLVAVWAARYNIAPEAVFNLLISGKLCIIFEGFDEMQGVTDKEARMAHFAALWNFCYPKSKIIITGRPNFFLDEDELKQALGIDETQSVGPSCKALYLKPFNAEQVQHSLRNCEPKSQEEIVALFKSNNAFKDVAARPSLLYIISILWNTEKMIEYRKTQKITSALIMSTFIDHCCNRQTEKQDKTKLSVFKFMTLNDNERRYFMSGIAVYMMRSNKQNQIRGDYFKQITERLYENIPASASAAKLITENPQKNLRKRLQDNPNAMDEVYTNVRSYGLLVRDLSTNDSFKFPHKSFLEYLYAEHIANHIKNHGRENYNAIQTSLAIDSEPKMLYMRLPSQETIEFAGEIVAKTIKVDTLDNITQTFENLIFTKRKLPFFFKKIMFASVRPLPAKRDSFIIQTPSEILTVYSKLIFWPYDIPLKSAIAYKALVCATGNIDTVDSFFVKKYGKRFLADLKVTAEGKTRYDALQ
- a CDS encoding relaxase/mobilization nuclease domain-containing protein, which gives rise to MRVFRYGKGNGVASIKYVLDPKREGREDSPPEVLRGDPETVQKVIGSTDRVWKFTSGVLSWAPEDEISHQTEKEVMDSFEKIAFAGMEPDQYSILWVRHSHAGHPELHFIIPRTELRQDKAMNPCPPNWQKQYDVWRDLWNERKEWARPDDLKRSRLTQPGKDMHSPKGKQLNDFRKTVTDYLAQGIADGLLKDRKDLVTALQELGYAVPRQGKNYITLELPNDKKRVRLKGGIYESSWRADREIKSEDGLTVSGGRAGNQERIERLERELGEICRKRTEYHHQRYGQPSSEAQEKTIQNIRASLEAKHFGKYHIRSASSHNLSLHNRILRLAHSIPYRGVEPTHGQGLESKNAGKQAQELGHNNAPAGQAKVSGISQGNESGNSKNIQRRPSRFIAEVDHERVKSELIGNVGTDGESAGTKVEAARSENRRTRAKDSRAGKGDAGLPRLAERIGRCVEGVGAVVRAGEIKRREKKDLHINGTCIK